A part of Helicobacter himalayensis genomic DNA contains:
- a CDS encoding M3 family oligoendopeptidase translates to MNTDSKNTPKARTKEIATKTNATINPARKISIPTQNKWNLKALFPSQKRAQSACVKLQNDCKAFNEKFYDKLDSIPPAQFEAIIKQYENLCEQTGRILAYAFLIFAQDTSKGALYADFEERAQKAHNDLLFFELELARFSDSLREEIAKNAPHYTFYLQKLGAHAKHTLTLKEEQILLKTSPIACEGFARLFDEHLAQMRFKFDKKQISEEEILSLLHSSERKTRKSAQKSFTKGLNKSRHLLTYILNVVRKDVALEKELRGYPKSESARHLSNSIPQKSVDKLIEVVNTNFDVVQKYYTHKARLLGIKELKDYDRYAPLEFKKQKNVGNLPYDEALNFVLEAFDEFSPIFGKIAREAIKAGWVDSHPKPNKRGGAFSHGCVPSAHPFVLLNYTNSRRDAFTIAHEFGHMVHQELSKKVGYLNMDTPLTTAETASVFAEMLLFDRLKKTLSKEELLPLYTGKLEDVFSTLFRQIVMTNFERKIHSTQGELSSQEFDRIWLEENEKMFGDSLKLTKNYASWWSYIPHFIHSPFYCYAYSYGQLLVLALFGLYKKAQSKQEREKFIKTYIEFLSLGGSKSPKDLIKKFGLNIEDSEFWALGMNEVYKLFNEFEELL, encoded by the coding sequence ATGAACACAGATTCTAAAAACACGCCAAAAGCACGAACAAAAGAAATAGCCACAAAAACTAACGCGACAATTAACCCCGCGCGTAAAATTTCCATTCCAACACAAAATAAATGGAATCTAAAAGCCCTTTTTCCTTCTCAAAAGCGTGCCCAAAGCGCGTGCGTCAAACTTCAAAATGACTGCAAAGCTTTCAATGAAAAATTTTACGACAAGCTAGATTCTATTCCACCAGCGCAGTTTGAAGCCATTATCAAACAATATGAGAATCTTTGCGAGCAGACAGGGCGCATTCTTGCTTATGCATTTTTGATTTTTGCACAAGATACAAGCAAGGGCGCGCTGTATGCTGACTTTGAGGAACGTGCACAAAAGGCGCATAACGACTTGCTTTTTTTTGAATTAGAGCTTGCGAGGTTTAGCGATTCTTTGCGTGAAGAAATTGCTAAAAATGCACCACATTACACTTTCTATTTGCAAAAACTAGGCGCGCACGCAAAGCATACACTCACACTCAAAGAAGAGCAAATTCTGCTAAAAACTTCGCCCATTGCGTGCGAAGGCTTTGCGCGCTTGTTTGATGAGCATTTGGCGCAAATGCGCTTTAAATTTGACAAAAAGCAAATAAGCGAGGAAGAAATACTCTCTTTGTTGCATAGTAGTGAGCGCAAAACCCGCAAGAGTGCGCAAAAAAGCTTTACAAAGGGCTTAAACAAATCGCGCCATTTGCTTACTTATATCCTTAATGTCGTGCGTAAAGATGTCGCGCTTGAAAAAGAACTGCGCGGGTATCCAAAGAGTGAGAGCGCGCGCCACCTCTCAAACTCTATCCCACAAAAAAGCGTGGATAAGCTCATCGAAGTGGTGAATACAAATTTTGATGTGGTGCAAAAATATTACACACACAAAGCGCGTTTGCTTGGGATTAAAGAGCTTAAAGATTATGATAGATATGCACCGCTAGAGTTTAAAAAGCAAAAAAACGTCGGAAATCTGCCCTATGATGAAGCATTGAATTTCGTGCTGGAGGCATTTGATGAATTCAGTCCGATTTTTGGCAAAATCGCAAGAGAGGCGATTAAGGCCGGTTGGGTGGATTCTCACCCTAAACCAAATAAGCGAGGTGGGGCATTTAGCCATGGTTGCGTGCCTAGTGCGCATCCATTTGTGCTTTTAAATTACACAAATTCAAGGCGTGATGCTTTCACAATCGCACACGAGTTCGGACATATGGTGCATCAAGAGCTTAGTAAAAAAGTCGGCTATCTCAATATGGATACGCCACTCACCACCGCAGAAACCGCGTCTGTGTTTGCTGAAATGCTTCTTTTTGATAGGCTGAAAAAAACGCTTAGTAAAGAGGAATTGCTGCCACTTTATACCGGCAAGCTAGAAGATGTGTTTTCAACGCTTTTTCGTCAAATCGTGATGACAAACTTTGAGCGCAAGATTCATAGCACGCAAGGCGAGTTGAGCTCACAGGAATTTGACAGAATCTGGCTTGAAGAGAATGAAAAAATGTTTGGAGATTCTCTTAAGCTTACCAAAAACTACGCTTCGTGGTGGAGTTATATCCCGCATTTTATTCACTCGCCATTTTACTGCTATGCGTATTCTTATGGGCAATTGCTTGTGCTAGCGCTTTTTGGCTTATATAAAAAGGCGCAAAGCAAGCAGGAGAGGGAAAAATTTATCAAAACCTATATCGAGTTTCTTTCTCTTGGCGGGAGCAAAAGTCCAAAAGATTTGATTAAAAAGTTTGGGCTTAATATCGAAGATTCTGAATTTTGGGCGCTTGGTATGAACGAGGTATATAAGCTGTTTAACGAATTTGAGGAATTACTCTAA
- the hisS gene encoding histidine--tRNA ligase produces MLVTPRTLSGFKDRLPQEAMAKNTLLNRVSEVFLKFGFVPIETPHIEYADILVKQGSEEIQKELYRFNDRGGRDIALRFDLTVPLARFISQYQNELELPFKRYAIGNVFRGERAQKGRYREFTQCDFDFIGSESLSCDAEILQVIYATLVNLGVDEFSIWLNHRKILNGICKHFGICESKTINAVLRAIDKLDKIGAEGVINELDSEVGIAKEKVQEILQYTSIKQNGAGEEFFKSIAYLKKWNEELREGIEDLEMLYRILAPLQMDKDCYRVNFSIARGLGYYTGIVYETVLNTLPSIGSVCSGGRYDNLTKTFSKQKMSGVGASIGVDRLLAAMKELNLIGGKSTSARALLVCMNKEYLGYVHALAESFRRSGIAIEIYPDIVKLKKPFGYADTLGHEFVLVIGESEFKAKSVTLKNMTSGMQMEDISFLKALELLKED; encoded by the coding sequence ATGTTAGTTACCCCGCGCACGCTAAGTGGTTTTAAAGATAGGTTACCACAGGAGGCTATGGCGAAAAATACCTTGCTTAATCGAGTGAGCGAGGTGTTTTTAAAATTTGGTTTTGTGCCAATTGAGACGCCACATATCGAATATGCGGATATTTTGGTAAAACAGGGAAGCGAGGAGATACAAAAAGAGCTATATCGCTTTAATGATCGCGGTGGGCGTGATATTGCGTTGCGTTTTGATTTGACCGTGCCACTAGCGCGCTTTATTTCACAATACCAAAATGAGCTAGAGCTTCCTTTCAAGCGTTATGCAATCGGCAATGTTTTTCGAGGGGAGCGCGCGCAAAAGGGGCGTTATAGGGAATTTACGCAATGTGATTTTGACTTTATCGGAAGCGAGTCGCTTTCTTGTGATGCGGAGATTTTGCAGGTGATTTATGCTACGCTTGTTAATCTTGGCGTTGATGAATTTAGTATTTGGCTTAATCATCGCAAGATTTTAAATGGCATTTGCAAGCATTTCGGAATCTGCGAATCTAAGACGATAAATGCCGTCCTGCGAGCTATTGATAAGCTTGATAAAATCGGGGCTGAAGGCGTGATAAATGAGCTAGATTCTGAAGTTGGCATTGCAAAAGAAAAGGTGCAAGAAATTTTACAATATACAAGCATTAAGCAAAATGGTGCTGGGGAAGAATTTTTCAAAAGCATTGCGTATCTGAAAAAATGGAATGAGGAGCTAAGAGAGGGCATTGAAGATTTGGAAATGCTATATAGGATTCTCGCGCCTTTGCAAATGGATAAAGACTGCTATCGTGTGAATTTCTCTATCGCGCGTGGGCTTGGATATTATACAGGCATTGTGTATGAAACGGTGCTAAATACGTTGCCTAGCATCGGAAGTGTGTGTTCTGGTGGGCGGTATGATAATCTCACAAAAACTTTTTCAAAGCAAAAAATGAGCGGTGTGGGTGCGTCTATTGGTGTGGATAGATTGCTTGCTGCAATGAAAGAGCTTAATCTTATTGGTGGGAAATCTACCTCCGCACGCGCGTTGCTCGTATGTATGAATAAGGAATATCTAGGCTATGTGCATGCTTTGGCAGAATCTTTCCGTCGCTCTGGCATTGCGATTGAAATTTACCCCGATATTGTGAAGCTTAAAAAGCCTTTTGGTTATGCAGATACGCTTGGACACGAGTTTGTGCTGGTGATTGGGGAGAGTGAATTTAAAGCAAAAAGCGTCACGCTCAAAAATATGACAAGTGGTATGCAAATGGAGGATATTAGTTTTTTGAAGGCATTAGAATTGCTTAAAGAGGATTAA